DNA from bacterium:
AGCACATTGCCGTGCTGGAGATCCCCATGGGCGACGGAGGCTTCGCCGAGCGCCTTCACCATCTCGACCCAGCGGCGGGCAAGGGATAGGAGGGCACCTGGGTTCCCCAGATTCTTCTCAATGAACGCGTCCAACCGCTCACCTTGAACCCATTCCATCTTGAGAATTGGGAACCATTGTGAGTTCACCCTGATACCTTCACGTTTGAAAGCGAATCCGACCGTATAAGGGAGTCGAACCTTGGTGAGGTGGTCGCTGATAGCTGCATATCTTCGCTCATGGTCGTGAAACGGGCGTAGGAAACACCGTACGGCCCAGGTACGTTGGAGGCATTGCAACTTGTAGACAGTCGCGAACCCGCCGGTGATAGGGCGGGGCAAGCCGAGCGGCGTGAGTTCAGGTCGCCCTTCCTGTAACTCCGGGTCGCGAAAGGCTAGTCTTGGATTCTGAATAGCTTCGTTGTAGTCCTGCGGTGTAGGCCAGGACATGCCCAGTGTTCCCCTTTCACGCTATGTCGACACGTAAGAGGGTTACATCATCATTTCGGATCGCCTCTTGTTTACGGAGCGAGTCCAGCCATTCACGAAACGGCTTCGGCTCACCACAGGTGCCAAGGTACCGGAGGATGCTCCAGGGCTTTTGCCCATCCTCAATTTTCCGCATGAACCAGGAGGCTAACGCATCGGTCATGAGATAAAAGGCATCACCTCTCTGCCAGGTTCCGTTTATCGTGCGCAGACGGTCAACGATATGGCTATTGTGGGCCGGATTGCTGGACAATAGGTGCGGGCGATTGCTAAACGCTGCAGAGTCAGCGAGCGGGAACCGAGCGAGGACTTCCTCTCCCCGCACTTGAACCAGGCAGCTATCCCCGATGGCCATAGCTTGCCAGTTGCCGCCATCCCTGTCTGCATAAGTGGTGTCGTCACACAAGATCAGGCCGAGTATGGCAGCAAAGGCGCCGAGATGAACCTTCTGCTCCGCATACCATGGCAACCGTCGTCTGCGGACTATCTGGGACCAGCGTTGTTGGAGAAGGCGAAAACCGTCCCCATCAAAAGGCGGATTGCTGCTGTCCTTACAAAAATGGCGCACAACTTGTTTCGCCCAGATTCCCGAATAAGAAGTCTCTGTCGCACCGTCTGCCACTGCGAAGCGAAAATAGCGCCCCGTGCCTTCCATCGCACTGCGGGGCCAGAAGGCGTCCTCGTATTCG
Protein-coding regions in this window:
- a CDS encoding protein phosphatase 2C domain-containing protein — translated: MQVLAQPFWAPKGGSPDREYEDAFWPRSAMEGTGRYFRFAVADGATETSYSGIWAKQVVRHFCKDSSNPPFDGDGFRLLQQRWSQIVRRRRLPWYAEQKVHLGAFAAILGLILCDDTTYADRDGGNWQAMAIGDSCLVQVRGEEVLARFPLADSAAFSNRPHLLSSNPAHNSHIVDRLRTINGTWQRGDAFYLMTDALASWFMRKIEDGQKPWSILRYLGTCGEPKPFREWLDSLRKQEAIRNDDVTLLRVDIA